The Saccharomyces eubayanus strain FM1318 chromosome XIII, whole genome shotgun sequence DNA segment CAGCAGGACATAGATAAGCTAGAAGATCGCTACAGAGCAGTAACTCAAAAAGGTCTGTACCACAAtgggaagaaaaggaaaactaAGAAAACCCTAAAGAGGAAGCCTGAACCTACACATGAGGGTGATTTCAAAAGAACGAAACCTTGAATCGCTACGGTGGTCTTGTTcatgaaggaaaaaaaggagaTAACGtgtgtttatttgtttgtgtTCTTTACGTCAACGTTGCAGCAATGTTATTtattcgatttttttttagtttaaCTATTATATACAGGTTCATAAATATCAGCATGATAACGGGGGGAGGTGAGGCCAGCACACATGCCGATGAGCTGCCCTTAAAATGTAATCCAgcactttctttttcttcctgtCAGCATTGCGTGCCAATGATTTATTCGACAGGAGGGGCAGTGGGGCTTTGTAACTGCTGGTTGTCCTCCTCTAGTGCCTTTTGCTGGGTCACTTGTTGTTCATACTTCTTACCATTCATGTATAAAGTGTAAGCTAAGCCACCGGACATGTATAACGTACCACCAACTAGCGTCAGCACCGTTAGACGATGTAGCGTATCTGTGACTCTGGTATACCAAGCATATTTAGACATGATTCTTCGTGGTTCTTCCTCTCTGTTGTTCTTGTCCTGTAGTTGTATAAGTCAACTTTTGCAGAAAGTGCTCCTTTGAAAGGCTTTATTCATCCTTCCAGTTTTCCTGTTAATACCGGGTAATCCTGGATAATAAGGGAGAGATATAAGACCTTACGGCCCTACCTCAGACTTACTTATTGAGCAAAGCAAAGAACGACTGAATATTTAGTTTTTTaaaggtatatatatttcacATTATGTAACAGTAAAGACAAAATATTTGAGCAAAGTCATAGGGGATGACGATAGTTGTTTAGTTTTgcaatttttatttttattttttttcattttttgtctttctAGTTAATGGTAAATTATACGgatgaaagaaagaaaaggaaaagaggGAGAAAGAGCTCATTACATTCCACGTCCAGATTCCTAATTGATTCTTAGTAAGCTCTTTGACCAGTTTTTAACATTGTGGAAATATCTCTTATAAGCTGGTTCTTGAACGGTACCGAATAACCATTGGGTGTTTTGCTTGGCCAAGTTGATCAAGTCATCCTTTGTGGAGGTTTGCTTGACGGGAACAccaaaagatttcaaatattGCAGTAGATCTTCTTGAGACCAGCTCTGGAATGTGTTTGACCAAGTTTGAGAAATCTGGTCCTTTGCGTCGTTTGTGTTCTTGGAGACCTTGTCGAAATCTTGCATGATTGTGGAGTAAGCTTGAGAATCTTGGAAGTCGTCCTTCTTATCAGCAAACCAGCTTTTGATGTCGTTCAAGGACCAGTTACTGTTGTCAAAGTATTTCTGGTAGTCCTTTGGTATAATCttcagtttttcatttcttgattGCTTCACCTGTTCTCTCAATTGGTTTTCGGTGGACAGCATTGAGTGCTTGATACCGCGAGCATCTAGAAACATCTTTAACTTGTCCTTTGACCATGAGTCGATGTCCACCAAGAAGGTGTCGTTGACCAAGTTGTCAGTCTTACCTCTGAACTTGGAATAGAGGTTCGAAAGATAGTTCTTGGAGGAGTCCCAAACGGAACCGACGTATTCTGGAGTCTTGGCCAAGAATGGAGAAGATTCTCTCTTCATGTAATCTAGGTACCAATATATGTCGTCCTTCAAGTTGTCGGTGTTTTCCTTGGCCATTCTGACCAAATAGTCGTGTTTCTTGGACATGTTCTTGTCAAGTTTGACCTTGTGGTTTTCCAGCCAGTTGTACAACTGGTCACTCGACCATTTGTCGAACACTGTGTCCTTGATTTGGCCCGTAGTATCTAAGATTTGCTGGTGAGCCAGGTCGAGACTTTCAAGCACGCCCAGACGCTGCTGTTCGGCCTTTTCAGAGGTTTTATAGATGTTTTCCTTGACTTTCTGGACCAGTTCGTTCTTGTTTTGAACGGCCTTGTCGTAGTCAATACCGTTGTCACTCAACCAGCTTTGCAGGTCCTCAGTGGACCAGCTGTCGAAGTACGAGCTGGAAGGATAGTAACCAGATGACTTCAGCGACTTGGATATTTTGGCAAAGTTCTCCTTGGCGGTCTTCACTAGCGAGTCCTTGGACGCCTTGGCGTCATCCACGTCCACGccgttcttcttcaaaaagttgCGCAGACTGTCTGTAGACCAAGTGTCGAAAATCCAGTCCGACACCGAAGACCCGGAGTTGCCGAACCATCCGgagttgctgttgctgccGACGCTGCTGTCACTAGACCACACCTGCCACCATGGCTTGGGCTGCGCGTGTTTGTCCCACACCTGGGACgcttccttcttcaaatccTCAATCGACTCTGTGGCGTACTTCTCCAGactcttcttgttgtcgTGCAAGTAGTCGACCAGGTCGTCCTGTGTCCACTTACTGAACATCGAGTCCGAATTGGCCATCACGAGGCCAATAATCATGCATGATGCGGAAACCGCATTAACCAACCTAAACtgcttcattttttctttttttcttagttCGTAGTTCTTGTAgttgtcttcttcaccttGCGCTGCAAACCCCGGTAACTGAGACCAATGCCCAGGAATGTGACTCCATGCAAGGCTTTAAATACCCTGTAGATCCCCCTTCCACCGCCTCCTTGTTTCCTCCCTCTCCcttattttcctttagtTCCACAGATCCCTTATTCTTCCCCTCTGGCCGAAGCCCGCGTAATGCTGTTGCTTACCGACGTAATGGCGGAAAGGcgaaaaaagtgaaaaagtATGAGATTCCgagaaaaatgaatacAATAAGTCGTGTCAAAGAGGTGCTGGTTGGTGAGGAGGAAAGGCACGAGCCAAAGAGCCAAAGGGACAGAGAAAGAGAGGTTGGAAATGAATTCGTTAGCTTCTAACACACCGCTGAATGGCACTCCCGTGAACGAGGCGGCCGTCGGCAGTACCGAGCCGGTGAACATRTTTGAGACGATGGTGGCCAATCCGATTAAAGTGTCTCGGTTGCAGTCCAATGGGGTGTTGACGGGCCCTGCGGCCAACACCAAGTCGATCCACTACTCGTTGGCGAACTTCAACGTTTTCCAGTCGCTACCCAAGGAAACCGCCAGGGGCGTGGACGACTTGATGCGGATGGAGATGGCGCTGCTGAGCGGGATTCCGGAGGAGATTAAGTggtctttgaagaaatacCTGACGTACAGCAACAAGGCTCCGTACATGATTAGCCTAAGGACGTTGCCGGACCTGTTGGGGCTTTTCAAGACGTTCATACTTCCTCTGGAGGGCATTGTGGAGGGGCTCAACCAGTCTTCCATATGCGATTCCGGCGCGATGGACTCTTTGCAGATGGGCTTGAACGGGCTGCTGATCATAAGAAACTTGGCCCAGGACACTGACTCGGTGCAGGTGCTGGTCAAAGATGCGGAGATCAAGTCGTTCATCCTCTTCgtcttgaaaaagtttcagTGCGTCGCCACAGGCGATAGCAAGTGGCAACTGTACGAGGGGAATGCGACGTTCTTCAACGAATTGACCCATTACACTTTGGACTTGATGGAAGCCATCTCTTCTTATATTGCTCCGGCCATGAAGGATGACCATTATTTCCAAACGTTGGTGTCCATCTTGAACTACACGAAGGATAGATATATGGTTATCTCTATATTGAGGTCTCTCTCGAGGCTGTTAGTCAGGTCCAAAGCCAATGAGGAGAGTGCGGCCGATAATTTGGACCATAAGACTCTGTCTTTGATCGTGTCCTTTTTATTGGTGGAGTGCGACAGTGAGTTGATCATTGCTTCGTTGGATTTCCTCTATCAATACATTTTGCCCGGTTCCCAAAGAATTACGGAACTATTCAACAGTAAAGAGTGCTCTTTGGTACTTGAGGCTACGCTGCCCAACCTGCTGTCATACAATATCCCCACCCCTGACTACAACTCTTTGCAAAAGCATAAGATCAAGTTGGAGAAAAGATTAAAACCTCCTGCACCCAAGGAGCCGCCCAATCTGTCAGACGAACTGTTTCAACAGCTGTTCAGACTGAACGAGCCACTGAGGTCTACCACTTGGTTGAGGTGTTGCTTTGAGCCCGTACAAGAAGCAGAATTTACACAAATATCACTTTGGAGGTCGTACGAATCCAAATTTGGCCAACCTGTGCGTGAATCCGGACGCAAATTACTGCCTGCCGTggaatttatcaaaaacGTTTCTAACGCTTTCCATAACGCCGCTGCCATCGTGATCGCTGACCCAATGACCGGTAAGAAAAGATTCGTCATCAAGGGCATTCAACCAAGATTCAAAGCTTTGAACATTGCAGACGGAGAAAAAGAATCGCAAGTACCCATTTCGGCGCTTAAgtccaaatttttgaatgagACTAAAGAAATTACACCCGCAAGACAAAACAATTTACCTGACATAAAATTTCCTCAGGAACTATCAGATGTCGCTAAAGTTGCGTGTACATTCTTGTGTCTTCTGTCCAACGACACAGACGATGGTGTCGGTTCCACATTTTGTCAACGCATCAGACCATTAGTCCTACACAAACTGGCAGATATTCCACCTTTAACGTTGGCATTGTCTGAATATACGGAAAATACATCGGGACTgtgaaagagaaagcaTCGGCTGGGCTgaacttttaaaaaaaaagtgaagatTAGAATTATTGTgttataaatatatatataaatatatcattttttataaagaaatatattactattattaaATAAAGAGCTTCTTTAACAAACGGACTAAAAAACCACTTTAGATAAAAAATGAGAgccaaaaaacaaactatAATAAAGCATATATGAAGCGTCTAGCAAGATGCAAGTCGATGAGAAGATCAGATCAGTTTTTAACATCGTAAGATCTTCTGAATTTGTCATCGATGTTGGTCAAGTAGTAAACGCCAGATTGCAAGTGCTCAATGGAACCTTGAGGTTTGAAATCCTTCTTTAAATGAGCGTTTTCTCTTAGTCCGATAGCAGCTTCATAATCCGTTGGAGTTTCAGAGATTCTCTTGCCCAATTTGTTAGTAACATCCATTTCCTTGATAATGTGTTGGACGTCACCAACAATCTTACAGGAATATAGAGAAGCAGCCAAACCGGAACCGTAAGAGAATAGACCGACACGCTTTCCTTGTAAGTCGTCAGAGCCGACGTAGTTTAATAGAGATGCAAAGGCAGCATATACGGATGCGGTGTACATGTTACCTGTGTTTGTTGGAACAATTAAAGATTGGGCGACTCTTTCCTTGTGGTATGGCTTAGCAACATTGACAAAGGTCTTTTCAATGTTCTTGTCGGTTAGTGATTCTTCGTAATCGTGCTTGGCTAATTCAGCGTCAACTTCTGGGAATAATGCAGGGTTAGCTCTGAAATCATTATATAGTAATCTACCGTATGATTTGGTGAMTAGTTTACAGGTTGGCACGTGGAAAACGTTGTAATCGAAGTATTTCAAAACGTTCAAAGCATCCGAACCAGCGGGATCGCTAACCAACCCTTTAGAAATAGCCTTCTTGGAATAACTCTTGTAAACTTGGTCTAGGGCCTTGACGTAACAGTTCAATGAGAAATGGCCATCCACGTAAGGGTATTCACTGGTGAAATCTGGCTTGTAGAAATCGTAAGCGTGTTCCATGTAGGAAGCTCTCACGGAGTCAAATACAATTGGAGCATCTGGACCGATCCACATAGCAACAGTACCAGCACCACCGGTTGGTCTTGCGGCACCTTTATCATAGATGGCGATGTCACCGCAAACGACGATGGCGTCTCTACCATCCCAAGCATTAGATTCGATCCAGttcaaagaattgaatAGTGCGTTGGTACCACCGTAACAGGCATTTAGGGTGTCGATACCTTCGATGTCGGTGTTGTCGCCCATCAATTGCATCAAGACAGATTTCACAGACTTAGACTTGTCGATTAAAGTTTCTGTACCAACTTCTAATCTACCAATCTTGTTGGTGTCGATGTTGTAACTCTTGATCAACTTGGACAAGACAGTTAGGGACATAGAGTAGATATCTTCTCTGTCATTGACAAAAGACATATTGGTTTGGCCTAGACCGATTGTGTATTTACCTTGGGAAACGCCGTCAAACTTTTCCAGCTCGGATTGGTTAACGCATTGGGTTGGGATGTAGATTTGAATACCCTTGATCCCGACGTTTTGGGGTCTGGCTTTTTGTTCAGTagtcttttgtttctttagtTCAGTCATTTAGGAGTTGTTTTGTGTAATTGTTGTTGCTCTTGCTGCCTGAGCCACCTCTTCCATACCACCTGACTT contains these protein-coding regions:
- the COX14 gene encoding Cox14p; the encoded protein is MSKYAWYTRVTDTLHRLTVLTLVGGTLYMSGGLAYTLYMNGKKYEQQVTQQKALEEDNQQLQSPTAPPVE
- the MSC1 gene encoding double-strand break repair enhancer MSC1; amino-acid sequence: MKQFRLVNAVSASCMIIGLVMANSDSMFSKWTQDDLVDYLHDNKKSLEKYATESIEDLKKEASQVWDKHAQPKPWWQVWSSDSSVGSNSNSGWFGNSGSSVSDWIFDTWSTDSLRNFLKKNGVDVDDAKASKDSLVKTAKENFAKISKSLKSSGYYPSSSYFDSWSTEDLQSWLSDNGIDYDKAVQNKNELVQKVKENIYKTSEKAEQQRLGVLESLDLAHQQILDTTGQIKDTVFDKWSSDQLYNWLENHKVKLDKNMSKKHDYLVRMAKENTDNLKDDIYWYLDYMKRESSPFLAKTPEYVGSVWDSSKNYLSNLYSKFRGKTDNLVNDTFLVDIDSWSKDKLKMFLDARGIKHSMLSTENQLREQVKQSRNEKLKIIPKDYQKYFDNSNWSLNDIKSWFADKKDDFQDSQAYSTIMQDFDKVSKNTNDAKDQISQTWSNTFQSWSQEDLLQYLKSFGVPVKQTSTKDDLINLAKQNTQWLFGTVQEPAYKRYFHNVKNWSKSLLRIN
- the RSC9 gene encoding Rsc9p, with the translated sequence MNSLASNTPLNGTPVNEAAVGSTEPVNXFETMVANPIKVSRLQSNGVLTGPAANTKSIHYSLANFNVFQSLPKETARGVDDLMRMEMALLSGIPEEIKWSLKKYLTYSNKAPYMISLRTLPDLLGLFKTFILPLEGIVEGLNQSSICDSGAMDSLQMGLNGLLIIRNLAQDTDSVQVLVKDAEIKSFILFVLKKFQCVATGDSKWQLYEGNATFFNELTHYTLDLMEAISSYIAPAMKDDHYFQTLVSILNYTKDRYMVISILRSLSRLLVRSKANEESAADNLDHKTLSLIVSFLLVECDSELIIASLDFLYQYILPGSQRITELFNSKECSLVLEATLPNLLSYNIPTPDYNSLQKHKIKLEKRLKPPAPKEPPNLSDELFQQLFRLNEPLRSTTWLRCCFEPVQEAEFTQISLWRSYESKFGQPVRESGRKLLPAVEFIKNVSNAFHNAAAIVIADPMTGKKRFVIKGIQPRFKALNIADGEKESQVPISALKSKFLNETKEITPARQNNLPDIKFPQELSDVAKVACTFLCLLSNDTDDGVGSTFCQRIRPLVLHKLADIPPLTLALSEYTENTSGL
- the ERG13 gene encoding hydroxymethylglutaryl-CoA synthase; the protein is MTELKKQKTTEQKARPQNVGIKGIQIYIPTQCVNQSELEKFDGVSQGKYTIGLGQTNMSFVNDREDIYSMSLTVLSKLIKSYNIDTNKIGRLEVGTETLIDKSKSVKSVLMQLMGDNTDIEGIDTLNACYGGTNALFNSLNWIESNAWDGRDAIVVCGDIAIYDKGAARPTGGAGTVAMWIGPDAPIVFDSVRASYMEHAYDFYKPDFTSEYPYVDGHFSLNCYVKALDQVYKSYSKKAISKGLVSDPAGSDALNVLKYFDYNVFHVPTCKLXTKSYGRLLYNDFRANPALFPEVDAELAKHDYEESLTDKNIEKTFVNVAKPYHKERVAQSLIVPTNTGNMYTASVYAAFASLLNYVGSDDLQGKRVGLFSYGSGLAASLYSCKIVGDVQHIIKEMDVTNKLGKRISETPTDYEAAIGLRENAHLKKDFKPQGSIEHLQSGVYYLTNIDDKFRRSYDVKN